One Fundulus heteroclitus isolate FHET01 chromosome 11, MU-UCD_Fhet_4.1, whole genome shotgun sequence DNA segment encodes these proteins:
- the LOC105927758 gene encoding N-acetyllactosaminide beta-1,3-N-acetylglucosaminyltransferase 3 translates to MLRACSRYIQREISAITFVLVGSLLLVILFNYSEDFSNPDATLQVDVRNYECHMKSSGRSSPHANPIPKCERNQSAELVKNFSSLPTGIKDLLYYRHCRHFPMLLDIPDKCGGANGSSDVFLLLVIKSSAINYDRREVLRKTWAKERLSNGVWIRRIFISGTMGTGHEKKRLNKLLKLEQSKYNDILQWDFKDTFYNLTLKQILFLEWMEINCPNTQFLFNGDDDVFANTDNMVLYLQNFKHKSRRRHLFAGHLIQYVGPIRSPYSKYYVPEQVYESNSYPAYCGGGGFLLSGYTALVIYTKSKSIPILPIDDVYMGMCLAEAGLRPEHHLGVRTAGLHVPGKNVDRLEPCFYKEMLLVHRMLSGDMYTMWHRIQDSDLKCAPFSSRL, encoded by the exons ATGCTCAG GGCTTGCAGCAGATACATTCAGAGAGAAATCTCTGCAATAACCTTTGTCCTGGTGGGATCTCTTCTCTTGGTGATTCTGTTTAATTATTCTGAAGATTTCTCTAATCCGGATGCCACACTTCAAGTCGATGTGAGAAACTATGAATGTCATATGAAGTCCTCAGGCAGAAGTTCCCCACATGCTAACCCAATTCCGAAATGTGAAAGAAACCAATCTGCTGAACTTGTCAAGAACTTCAGCTCACTTCCTACTGGCATTAAAGACCTTCTCTACTACCGCCACTGTCGACATTTTCCCATGCTGCTcgacattcctgacaaatgtgGTGGAGCTAATGGATCATCTGATGTCTTCCTTCTGCTGGTCATCAAAAGTTCTGCAATTAACTATGACCGGAGAGAGGTGCTGCGTAAGACCTGGGCCAAGGAGAGATTGTCTAACGGTGTGTGGATCCGAAGAATATTCATCTCAGGAACGATGGGCACCGGTCATGAGAagaagagactgaacaagcttcTCAAACTGGAGCAAAGCAAGTACAACGACATTCTCCAGTGGGATTTCAAGGACACATTTTACAACCTCACATTGAAGCAAATACTCTTTTTGGAgtggatggagataaattgcCCAAACACCCAATTCCTGTTTAATGGTGATGATGATGTCTTTGCCAACACAGACAACATGGTTCTGTatcttcaaaattttaaacataaaagcagAAGGAGGCACCTTTTTGCAGGACATCTGATCCAATATGTGGGACCTATTCGGAGTCCATATAGTAAATATTATGTTCCAGAGCAAGTCTATGAGTCCAACTCATACCCTGCTTACTGTGGTGGTGGGGGTTTCCTTCTGTCAGGCTACACGGCTTTGGTCATATACACCAAGTCCAAATCCATCCCCATTCTCCCCATTGATGACGTTTACATGGGGATGTGCTTAGCTGAGGCAGGGCTTCGCCCAGAGCATCATCTTGGAGTGAGAACAGCAGGATTGCATGTTCCTGGCAAGAATGTTGATAGACTTGAGCCTTGCTTCTATAAAGAAATGCTTCTTGTTCACAGAATGCTCTCAGGCGACATGTATACAATGTGGCACAGAATTCAAGACTCAGATCTTAAGTGTGCACCCTTCAGTTCCAGATTGTAA